A genomic region of Miscanthus floridulus cultivar M001 chromosome 3, ASM1932011v1, whole genome shotgun sequence contains the following coding sequences:
- the LOC136547251 gene encoding alcohol dehydrogenase-like 2 — translation MEQSVAKPIRCRAAVSKAPGQPLEMEEVEVAPPRAHEVRVRIICTSLCHTDVTFWRMKDFPAMYPSILGHEAVGVVESVGEHVQEVAVGDTVVPVFLPQCGECDDCRSARSNICSVLTYRPGLMPRDGTTRFSLAATGEPVHTFLCVSSFAEYTVVDVGHVVKLAVGSAPALPPEKACLLSCGVATGVGAAWKVAAVEAGSTVAVFGLGTVGLAVAQGAKMRGAKRIIGVDLNPDKLDIAKRLGITDFVNPNETGGKKTVSEVITEMTGGGADYCFECVGSTSLMAEAFKSSRKGWGKTVILGTDAGAAPVSIWSSDIMRGRSVTGALLGGIKPKDDIPVLAHKYLDKELELDEFITHQVGFHDINRAFDLLQQGRCLRCVIWMDNNGGAKDTVARA, via the exons ATGGAGCAGAGCGTCGCGAAGCCCATCAGATGCAGAG CGGCGGTGAGCAAGGCGCCGGGGCAGCCTCTGGagatggaggaggtggaggtggcgccGCCGCGGGCACATGAGGTCCGCGTGAGGATCATCTGCACCTCCCTCTGCCACACGGACGTCACCTTCTGGCGCATGAAG GATTTCCCGGCCATGTATCCGTCCATCCTGGGGCACGAAGCAGTAGG AGTGGTGGAGAGCGTGGGGGAGCATGTGCAGGAGGTGGCCGTGGGGGACACGGTGGTGCCGGTGTTCCTGCCGCAGTGCGGCGAGTGCGACGACTGCCGGTCCGCCCGCAGCAACATCTGCTCCGTGCTGACGTACCGCCCGGGCCTCATGCCGCGGGACGGCACCACGCGCTTCTCGCTCGCCGCCACGGGCGAGCCCGTCCACACCTTCCTGTGCGTCTCCAGCTTCGCCGAGTACACGGTGGTGGACGTCGGGCACGTCGTAAAGCTCGCCGTCGGCTCCGCCCCCGCGCTGCCGCCGGAGAAGGCGTGCCTGCTCAGCTGCGGCGTCGCCACGG GTGTTGGTGCAGCTTGGAAGGTTGCGGCAGTGGAGGCCGGTTCAACTGTTGCTGTCTTCGGACTCGGCACCGTTGGCTTAGCA GTAGCGCAAGGGGCCAAGATGCGTGGTGCCAAGAGAATCATTGGGGTGGATCTGAATCCTGACAAACTGGATATCG CAAAGAGGCTGGGGATCACCGACTTCGTGAATCCAAATGAGACCGGGGGGAAGAAGACTGTCAGCGAG GTGATCACGGAGAtgaccggcggcggcgccgatTACTGCTTCGAGTGCGTCGGCTCCACTTCACTCATGGCGGAAGCCTTCAAAAGCTCTCGGAAG GGCTGGGGGAAGACGGTCATCCTGGGCACCGACGCCGGCGCGGCGCCCGTCAGCATATGGTCGTCGGACATCATGCGGGGGCGGTCCGTCACCGGCGCGCTCCTCGGCGGGATCAAGCCCAAGGACGACATCCCCGTGCTGGCGCACAAGTACCTGGACAAG GAGCTGGAGCTGGACGAGTTCATCACCCACCAGGTGGGCTTCCACGACATAAACCGCGCCTTCGACCTGCTCCAGCAGGGGAGGTGCCTCCGCTGCGTCATCTGGATGGACAACAACGGCGGCGCCAAGGACACCGTCGCGCGCGCATGA